A DNA window from Candidatus Sulfidibacterium hydrothermale contains the following coding sequences:
- a CDS encoding POTRA domain-containing protein: MYNRKAFFIVFFFLLTAVSTRLHAQYTFIPSDTTFVIDNIHISGNKHTKNNIILREIELKKGDTVTLHPLLRKIQKSRQNLINRSLFNTVEITPKRHDYNKVDLYVTVTERWYIWPFPIFTYADRNFNVWWESKDFSRVNYGVNLNIFNFRGRMETLNIILQGGYDKMLRLDWKIPYINKEQKWGLELAAGMTYNHETDYILDKNVPVFYHEDKAYTKKWYAGSITATYRPRYYFTHRFTLGFDHYNYADTLFKLNPDFAYSHFIFSFLSLEYNFKYDFRDYAPYPLKGFYAEADVKQEGLGILSKDVSLFRLFLVFDQYIPISKRWYFAYSLAAQIIPNKYQPYFIENGLGYYPMAIRGYQLYVVRGDWTGQFRSNIKFAILPKKTYFLSFIKTEKFNRFLFGLYANLFFDGAYVASRTPHADGSFLNNNFLYGTGVGLDFVTFYDMVLRAEYVINRNHEQHFFISFVAPI; this comes from the coding sequence ATGTATAACCGAAAAGCTTTTTTTATAGTATTTTTCTTTCTTCTCACTGCCGTTTCTACACGACTCCATGCCCAATACACTTTTATTCCCAGTGACACCACTTTTGTCATTGACAATATCCATATTTCAGGAAACAAACACACCAAAAACAACATCATCTTACGGGAGATCGAGCTGAAAAAAGGAGATACCGTAACCTTGCATCCGCTTTTGCGGAAAATACAAAAAAGCCGGCAAAACCTGATTAACCGCTCGTTGTTCAACACCGTAGAAATTACCCCTAAACGACATGATTACAACAAAGTAGATTTGTACGTCACGGTTACCGAACGCTGGTACATCTGGCCGTTCCCCATCTTTACTTATGCCGACCGGAATTTCAATGTCTGGTGGGAAAGCAAGGATTTCTCGCGAGTGAACTACGGGGTGAATCTCAACATCTTTAATTTCCGGGGGCGAATGGAAACCCTGAACATTATCTTACAGGGCGGATACGATAAAATGTTAAGGCTCGACTGGAAAATCCCGTACATCAACAAAGAACAAAAATGGGGATTGGAACTGGCAGCCGGAATGACCTACAACCACGAAACCGATTATATTCTGGATAAAAACGTCCCGGTTTTCTACCATGAAGACAAAGCCTACACCAAAAAATGGTATGCCGGAAGCATTACGGCTACCTATCGTCCGAGATATTACTTTACACACCGTTTCACTTTGGGTTTCGACCATTACAATTATGCTGATACCCTGTTCAAACTCAATCCGGACTTTGCTTATTCCCACTTTATCTTTTCCTTTTTATCGCTGGAATACAATTTCAAATACGACTTCCGCGACTATGCACCTTATCCCTTAAAAGGATTCTATGCCGAAGCCGATGTTAAACAGGAAGGATTGGGAATTCTGTCGAAAGATGTCAGTCTTTTCCGGCTCTTTTTGGTATTTGACCAATATATTCCGATTTCCAAAAGATGGTACTTTGCTTATTCGCTGGCAGCACAAATCATCCCCAATAAGTACCAGCCCTATTTCATCGAAAACGGTTTGGGTTATTACCCCATGGCGATCCGCGGATATCAACTTTACGTGGTTCGCGGCGACTGGACCGGACAGTTTCGTTCCAACATCAAATTTGCCATTCTTCCCAAGAAGACCTACTTCTTAAGTTTTATCAAAACCGAAAAGTTCAACCGGTTTTTATTCGGCCTGTACGCCAATCTGTTTTTCGACGGTGCCTATGTAGCCAGCCGGACCCCTCATGCAGATGGCAGTTTCCTAAATAACAATTTCTTATACGGAACCGGAGTCGGACTTGATTTTGTAACCTTTTACGATATGGTACTCCGGGCAGAGTATGTTATCAATCGTAATCATGAACAACACTTTTTTATTAGTTTTGTAGCACCTATTTAA
- a CDS encoding CBS domain-containing protein, producing MIAKNLISDGIMPLKTSDTGKTALSWMEEYKVSHLPIVNNQEFLGLISELDIYDLNNFDEPLGNHKLSLNNPYVFESQHIYDVLKLINEQNLSLVPVLSEKGTYLGSISLQSLVKHFARALSVDNPGSIIVLEMSYNNYSLTEISKIVEENDAKILSTFLFNHEDSTRLDVFLKLNTVEIASIVKTFERYDYFVKASYGHEEDLDDLRERYNSLMNYLNV from the coding sequence ATGATTGCCAAGAACCTGATTTCCGATGGCATTATGCCCCTAAAAACTTCTGACACGGGAAAAACCGCCCTGAGTTGGATGGAAGAATACAAAGTTTCTCATCTGCCCATCGTGAACAATCAGGAATTTCTTGGTCTGATATCCGAACTGGATATTTACGATCTGAATAATTTTGACGAACCACTTGGAAACCATAAACTTTCTCTCAATAACCCGTATGTTTTTGAGTCGCAACACATTTACGATGTACTCAAGCTGATTAACGAACAAAATTTAAGCCTGGTTCCTGTACTGAGCGAAAAAGGAACTTATTTGGGCAGCATCAGCCTGCAAAGCCTGGTAAAACACTTTGCCCGTGCACTTTCAGTGGACAACCCGGGCAGTATCATTGTTCTGGAAATGAGCTACAACAATTACAGCCTGACAGAGATATCCAAAATCGTGGAAGAAAATGATGCCAAAATTCTCAGCACTTTTTTGTTTAATCATGAAGATTCCACACGCCTGGATGTTTTCCTGAAACTCAACACGGTTGAAATTGCGTCCATTGTAAAAACATTTGAACGTTACGACTATTTTGTAAAAGCATCTTACGGACACGAAGAAGACTTAGACGACCTGAGAGAACGTTATAATTCACTAATGAATTATCTGAATGTATAA
- the mutS gene encoding DNA mismatch repair protein MutS, with protein MAKYVETPLMKQYYSIKAKYPDALLLFRVGDFYETFGEDAIQTAQVLGIVLTKRRNGSASFVELAGFPHHSIDTYLPKLVRAGYRVAICDQLEDPKLTKKIVKRGVTELVTPGVSLNDNVLEQKENNFLAAVHFTEGISGISLLDISTGEFFAARGNKDYIDKLLQGFAPSEVIIQRQKKQSFLETFGDRFYLTFFDDWVFREEFGRDILLRHFKTASLKGFGIEELTEGIIAAGAAIHYLYETHHDKLDHITKIRRIDEGKYVWLDRFTIRNLELIHPLFPGGTALLDVLDKTDTPMGARLIRRWITLPLKEKQAIDERLNVVEFFINHPEITEQIRPEFKKLGDLERLISKVATRRINPRELKQLGRALQSVAQIQTICQESHHPVLEKIAEQLNPCSLLTNKLTTSLQEDPAVSVNKGSVIADGVSSELDELRKIAFSGKDYLVQIQQRESERTGIPSLKIGYNNVFGYYLEVTNTHKEKVPPEWHRKQTLTNSERYITEELKEYEQKILGAEDKIQILEQQLFDELVQYASTFIHPVQLDASLTATLDCLVSFASVSVENNYRKPQITNDYVLDIHAGRHPVIEKNLPHDEPYVANDIYLDNNKQQIIILTGPNMSGKSALLRQTALIVLMAQAGCYVPAEKAVIGITDKIFTRVGASDNISSGESTFMVEMNETASILNNISNRSLILLDEIGRGTSTYDGISIAWSIVEYLHNHPAYRAKVLFATHYHELNEMAAGLPRIRNFHISVKETGNKVIFLRKLKKGGSEHSFGIHVAEMAGMPQKVLKRAKELLQVLEKTHSHQELEEKLNQAPATQDFQLSFIQLDDPLLQQIKQDILNTDIDTLTPVEALMKLNEIKKLLKNIS; from the coding sequence ATGGCAAAATATGTGGAAACTCCCCTGATGAAACAATATTACAGCATCAAAGCCAAATATCCGGATGCTCTGTTGCTTTTCCGGGTAGGAGACTTTTATGAAACCTTTGGGGAAGATGCCATACAAACAGCACAGGTTTTGGGTATTGTGCTTACCAAAAGAAGAAACGGATCGGCTTCGTTTGTTGAGCTGGCCGGATTTCCGCATCATTCTATCGACACTTACCTGCCCAAGCTGGTTCGTGCCGGCTACCGGGTAGCCATCTGCGACCAACTGGAAGATCCCAAACTAACGAAAAAGATCGTAAAACGCGGGGTTACCGAACTGGTTACCCCCGGCGTTTCTCTTAACGACAATGTACTTGAGCAAAAAGAAAATAACTTCCTGGCCGCCGTTCATTTTACCGAAGGGATTTCCGGGATTTCTCTTTTAGATATTTCCACCGGCGAATTTTTTGCCGCCCGGGGAAACAAAGATTACATCGACAAACTGCTTCAAGGGTTTGCCCCCAGCGAAGTCATCATCCAACGGCAAAAAAAACAATCGTTCCTAGAAACGTTCGGCGACCGGTTTTATCTGACTTTCTTTGATGATTGGGTATTTCGTGAAGAGTTTGGACGCGACATTTTACTGCGTCATTTTAAAACCGCCTCTTTAAAAGGCTTTGGGATAGAAGAATTAACCGAAGGCATCATTGCTGCCGGCGCAGCCATCCATTACCTTTACGAAACACATCACGACAAGCTGGATCATATCACCAAGATCCGGCGGATTGACGAAGGTAAATATGTCTGGCTCGACCGTTTCACCATCCGCAACCTGGAGCTTATCCATCCCCTTTTCCCGGGAGGAACCGCTTTATTGGATGTACTGGACAAAACCGACACGCCCATGGGGGCCCGGCTCATCCGGCGCTGGATTACGCTTCCGCTGAAAGAGAAACAAGCCATTGACGAACGGCTCAACGTGGTGGAATTCTTCATTAACCACCCTGAGATTACAGAGCAAATACGGCCCGAATTCAAGAAATTGGGCGATCTGGAACGGTTAATTTCCAAAGTAGCCACCCGACGTATTAATCCACGCGAGTTAAAACAACTGGGAAGAGCCTTGCAGAGCGTAGCGCAAATTCAAACCATTTGCCAGGAGAGCCACCATCCGGTTTTGGAAAAAATCGCCGAACAACTCAACCCATGCAGCCTGCTTACCAACAAACTGACGACATCTTTACAGGAAGATCCTGCTGTTTCGGTAAACAAGGGCAGTGTGATTGCCGATGGTGTTTCCTCCGAACTGGATGAATTACGCAAAATTGCTTTTTCCGGAAAAGATTATCTGGTTCAAATCCAGCAACGGGAAAGCGAACGCACCGGAATTCCTTCCTTAAAAATCGGATACAACAATGTCTTCGGATATTATCTCGAAGTAACCAATACCCACAAAGAAAAAGTACCGCCCGAATGGCATCGCAAACAAACGCTGACCAATTCGGAACGATATATTACCGAAGAGCTGAAAGAATACGAACAAAAGATCCTGGGTGCCGAAGATAAAATCCAGATACTGGAACAACAGCTTTTTGACGAGCTGGTACAATATGCATCTACCTTTATTCATCCCGTTCAGCTCGATGCCAGCCTTACAGCTACACTGGACTGTCTGGTTTCTTTTGCTTCCGTATCGGTGGAAAACAATTACCGGAAGCCGCAAATCACCAATGATTATGTCCTTGACATACATGCCGGTCGTCATCCGGTCATTGAAAAGAACCTCCCCCATGACGAACCGTATGTAGCCAATGATATCTATCTTGACAATAACAAGCAGCAAATTATTATTCTCACCGGTCCGAACATGTCCGGGAAATCGGCCTTATTGCGACAAACAGCCCTGATTGTTCTCATGGCTCAGGCCGGATGCTATGTTCCGGCAGAGAAAGCCGTTATCGGAATCACCGACAAAATTTTCACCCGGGTAGGAGCTTCTGATAATATTTCGTCGGGAGAATCTACTTTTATGGTGGAGATGAACGAAACCGCCAGTATCTTAAATAACATTTCGAACCGGAGCCTGATTTTACTCGATGAAATCGGACGGGGAACCAGCACGTATGACGGAATTTCCATTGCCTGGTCCATTGTGGAATATCTGCACAATCATCCGGCTTACCGGGCCAAAGTGCTTTTTGCCACCCACTACCACGAGCTCAACGAAATGGCCGCAGGACTGCCGCGAATCAGAAACTTTCATATTTCGGTAAAAGAAACCGGCAACAAGGTTATTTTTCTGCGGAAGCTAAAAAAAGGCGGCAGTGAACACAGCTTTGGGATTCATGTTGCAGAAATGGCTGGAATGCCGCAAAAAGTGCTGAAACGGGCCAAAGAACTGCTTCAGGTTCTGGAAAAAACGCACTCGCATCAGGAGCTGGAAGAAAAACTCAATCAGGCTCCGGCAACACAAGATTTTCAATTGAGTTTTATCCAGCTGGATGACCCGCTGCTGCAGCAAATAAAACAAGATATTCTGAATACCGATATTGACACGCTTACTCCGGTGGAGGCCCTGATGAAATTAAATGAGATCAAGAAATTGCTCAAAAACATCTCATAA
- a CDS encoding C25 family cysteine peptidase — protein MKTGIKNKGKQGAQHLLVVLFFFIFPFVQPALLAQNKPFLLLKNAPDKVIIRFQADSIHFSETQTSRGTAWIPFSDQGGHAVLKNGAPVVWQYAVPVRIPTSDSSMQVKILSSRFSTLKNILLAPSRGEIPRTSPADSLTVSFGKEYQLDTFYPATCWKTDQPYVIRHEKGQSLLVFPLQYNPVKKVLRIYHEITFEITFLKKKENKAFLLPTETKTFFRPSFINPETSSFKNQQQPAALRRMLIISDGQFIPLLKDFIHWKRQTGFEVTVTDGSRFTDAQSIKDYIRTQYLEKAIEYVLLVGDAQQIPSGIMAGNTSDLFYAYVDGNDHYPDVIVGRFPAETEEQLRIMLQRTLSYEKALSKDTGWYTRAIGIASEEGPGYHQLTDAQHIRWIDSVFLQPDGYTSVTELFDGTYGPNDAPGDPDAEDLLQAIEKGTGLINYCGHGSVLGWTTTHFGNPQINALTNTDSWPVIFSVSCATGDFVHHDCFAESWLRAAYEDKPAGAVAVLMPSAAQSWAPPMCAQQEMNRLLTLPDSANAPRTFGMICIAGCLKMNDEFGTEGYETTDSWILFGDPSLTIRTKTPVAIRADYTPVLCDTCRQINLFTSVKNGCVTLMAGDSLYASTLTDAFGNARLTVPTLPPEKKATLTITAFNHRPFTGSIIWNTSTEKSGDLLFNCFPNPAQEKTNISFVLKKAERIVLSVADISGKNREVLFSGMLEAGFHLFPWHPAKKGMYLIELKSGNHLYGKKVIFTR, from the coding sequence ATGAAAACAGGGATAAAAAATAAAGGAAAACAGGGAGCACAACATCTTTTGGTTGTCCTGTTTTTCTTTATTTTCCCTTTCGTACAGCCTGCGCTGCTGGCCCAAAACAAGCCCTTTTTATTGCTGAAAAATGCACCGGATAAAGTGATCATTCGTTTTCAGGCTGACAGTATCCATTTTTCCGAAACCCAAACTTCACGGGGAACAGCCTGGATTCCGTTTTCAGATCAGGGCGGACACGCCGTTTTGAAAAACGGAGCTCCGGTGGTCTGGCAATATGCGGTTCCGGTCAGGATTCCCACAAGTGACAGCAGCATGCAGGTAAAAATTCTTTCGAGCCGGTTCTCAACGCTGAAAAACATCCTGCTGGCACCGTCACGGGGAGAAATCCCACGGACATCGCCGGCGGACAGCCTTACCGTATCTTTTGGAAAAGAATACCAACTCGATACATTTTATCCGGCAACATGCTGGAAAACAGATCAGCCTTATGTTATCCGGCACGAAAAAGGACAATCTTTGTTGGTTTTTCCGCTACAATACAATCCGGTAAAAAAAGTTCTTCGGATTTACCATGAAATTACTTTTGAAATCACTTTTCTTAAAAAAAAGGAGAACAAAGCATTTCTTCTGCCTACCGAAACAAAAACATTTTTTCGTCCCTCTTTTATCAATCCGGAAACATCCTCTTTCAAAAACCAGCAACAACCGGCAGCTCTTCGTCGAATGCTCATTATCAGTGACGGCCAATTTATTCCGCTGTTAAAAGATTTTATTCACTGGAAACGACAAACAGGATTTGAAGTTACGGTAACCGATGGATCCCGTTTTACAGATGCGCAAAGCATCAAAGATTACATTCGCACCCAATACCTGGAAAAAGCAATCGAATATGTTTTGCTGGTGGGAGATGCCCAGCAGATTCCGTCCGGAATAATGGCCGGAAACACTTCGGATCTGTTTTATGCTTATGTGGACGGGAATGACCATTATCCGGATGTGATTGTCGGCCGGTTTCCGGCAGAAACCGAAGAACAACTCCGCATCATGCTGCAACGAACCCTTTCCTATGAAAAAGCACTTTCAAAAGATACCGGATGGTACACCCGTGCCATTGGCATTGCTTCTGAAGAAGGGCCGGGTTACCACCAGCTCACCGATGCCCAACATATCCGCTGGATTGACTCCGTATTTCTACAACCGGATGGTTATACGTCGGTAACCGAATTATTTGACGGAACATACGGCCCAAATGATGCTCCCGGCGACCCGGATGCCGAAGATCTTTTGCAGGCCATCGAAAAGGGAACCGGACTGATCAATTATTGCGGGCACGGGAGTGTACTGGGCTGGACGACCACTCATTTTGGCAACCCGCAAATCAATGCGCTTACCAATACCGACAGCTGGCCGGTAATTTTTTCGGTTTCCTGTGCCACCGGTGATTTTGTACATCACGATTGTTTTGCCGAAAGCTGGCTGCGGGCAGCATACGAAGACAAACCGGCCGGAGCAGTAGCTGTACTCATGCCTTCGGCAGCCCAAAGCTGGGCTCCGCCCATGTGTGCCCAACAAGAAATGAACCGGCTGCTTACTTTGCCCGATTCGGCAAATGCTCCCCGGACATTTGGAATGATTTGTATCGCCGGTTGCTTAAAAATGAATGACGAGTTTGGTACAGAAGGTTACGAAACCACCGACAGCTGGATTCTTTTTGGCGACCCGTCATTAACCATCCGGACAAAAACACCGGTGGCCATCCGGGCCGATTATACGCCTGTTCTTTGTGACACCTGCCGGCAAATTAACCTGTTTACATCGGTAAAAAACGGCTGTGTCACCCTGATGGCCGGAGACAGCCTTTATGCATCAACGCTGACCGATGCTTTTGGCAATGCCCGGCTTACAGTTCCGACACTGCCGCCCGAAAAAAAAGCAACCCTCACCATTACGGCTTTTAATCACCGGCCTTTCACAGGAAGCATCATCTGGAATACATCAACCGAAAAATCCGGAGACCTGCTGTTCAATTGTTTTCCCAATCCCGCACAGGAAAAAACCAATATCTCATTTGTATTAAAGAAAGCGGAACGGATTGTGCTTTCAGTGGCAGACATCAGCGGGAAAAACAGAGAAGTCTTGTTCTCAGGGATGCTGGAAGCAGGTTTCCATCTTTTCCCCTGGCACCCGGCAAAAAAAGGGATGTATCTCATTGAGTTAAAGTCAGGAAATCACCTTTACGGGAAAAAGGTGATCTTCACGAGATAG
- a CDS encoding ABC transporter permease: protein MRFSFYMARRYLFSKKSHNLIHIISWVSMIGLAIGTAALIIVLSVFNGFEQVISSLYNSFDPDFTITAVQGKTFQTSGFPMEKIKQLHGISEVVQVVEEDALFKYGDRQTIGKIMGLSPNFMKVSRLDTMMQAGDFVLQTGKADFAVAGAGVAWFLGINVRDTRQLLTVFIPRRGNASSFNFRNAFNSGVLPVSGIFSVQQDFDEKYVLVPLRFARDLLNYTNQVTSLHVYIKKGVSAKKIQKEIETLAGKNFVVKNRFEQNETLYKIMKSEKMAVFLILVFILILSSFSMIGSVAMFIVEKVKDIAVLRTLGVDMKTMRTIFLRQGILISLLSAFSGLFIGFIILWLQQQYGFIKLGSGNGGFIINAYPVQMRFSDFFYVFITVFLIGWGASWYPVHFLLKKEQKIKLA from the coding sequence ATGCGATTTTCGTTTTACATGGCCCGGCGGTATCTTTTTTCCAAGAAATCGCACAACCTGATCCATATCATTTCGTGGGTTTCCATGATCGGATTGGCCATTGGTACAGCAGCATTGATTATTGTTCTTTCGGTATTTAACGGATTTGAGCAGGTTATCTCTTCTTTATACAACTCTTTCGATCCCGATTTTACCATTACAGCCGTGCAGGGAAAAACATTTCAAACATCCGGTTTCCCCATGGAAAAGATAAAGCAGCTGCACGGTATTTCGGAAGTAGTTCAGGTGGTGGAGGAAGATGCGCTGTTTAAATACGGCGACCGGCAAACTATCGGGAAGATCATGGGACTTTCTCCCAACTTTATGAAAGTAAGCCGGCTGGATACCATGATGCAGGCCGGAGACTTTGTATTGCAAACAGGAAAAGCTGATTTTGCGGTTGCCGGAGCCGGAGTAGCCTGGTTTTTGGGAATCAATGTACGGGACACCCGTCAGTTGTTAACGGTATTCATTCCCCGCCGGGGAAATGCTTCTTCATTTAATTTCCGGAATGCTTTTAACAGCGGCGTACTTCCGGTATCCGGAATATTTTCTGTCCAACAGGATTTTGATGAAAAGTATGTACTGGTGCCGCTGCGCTTTGCCCGCGACCTCTTAAACTACACCAACCAGGTTACATCACTGCATGTTTACATCAAGAAAGGCGTCTCTGCAAAAAAAATTCAAAAAGAAATAGAAACCCTTGCCGGGAAAAACTTTGTGGTAAAAAATCGTTTCGAACAAAACGAAACACTTTACAAAATCATGAAATCGGAGAAGATGGCAGTCTTCCTGATTTTGGTTTTTATTCTTATTTTGTCGTCGTTTAGTATGATTGGTTCGGTAGCCATGTTCATTGTAGAAAAAGTAAAGGACATTGCCGTATTAAGAACCCTGGGTGTTGACATGAAAACGATGCGGACTATTTTTCTGCGGCAGGGAATTCTGATCAGCCTGCTGAGTGCCTTTTCCGGATTGTTTATCGGTTTTATCATCTTGTGGCTTCAACAACAGTATGGTTTTATCAAGCTGGGATCCGGAAACGGTGGATTTATCATCAATGCTTACCCGGTACAAATGCGGTTTTCCGACTTTTTTTACGTGTTTATTACCGTTTTCCTGATCGGATGGGGAGCTTCGTGGTATCCGGTGCACTTTCTGCTGAAAAAAGAACAAAAAATAAAACTGGCATAG
- the tatC gene encoding twin-arginine translocase subunit TatC, with amino-acid sequence MKVKLIKSPVVDKVFLFLDFRFSMEQHTTKNNAPEEEKVMSFWDHLEELRGHIFRSLIAVVILAGVAFANRHVIFDWIILAPSSSHFITYRLLCRLGHFLHAQSLCITNMHLKIINIKMSGQFLTHMYISIVAGFIVAFPYVLWEIWRFVRPALHENEKKYSRGGLLVSTSLFLLGVVFSYFLIVPLTVNFLGTYSVSSDVVNQISLTSYISTVVSVTFAVGIVFELPILVYFLTRIGLITPMMMKKNRKYMFVILLTISAIITPPDVFSQMMVMIPLWLLYEASIIVSKRVYKRLLREAAA; translated from the coding sequence GTGAAAGTTAAATTAATAAAAAGTCCCGTCGTTGATAAGGTTTTTTTATTTTTGGACTTTCGTTTTTCCATGGAACAACATACCACAAAAAATAATGCACCGGAAGAGGAAAAGGTGATGTCTTTTTGGGACCACCTTGAAGAGTTACGCGGACATATTTTCCGCTCTCTCATTGCTGTGGTAATTCTTGCCGGAGTAGCTTTTGCCAACCGGCATGTTATTTTTGACTGGATTATCCTGGCGCCCAGTAGCTCTCATTTTATCACCTATCGTCTGTTGTGCCGGCTGGGGCATTTTTTGCATGCCCAGTCGTTGTGTATTACCAACATGCATCTGAAAATTATCAACATCAAGATGTCGGGGCAATTCCTTACCCACATGTATATTTCCATCGTAGCGGGTTTTATTGTGGCTTTTCCGTATGTGTTGTGGGAAATCTGGCGGTTTGTCAGACCGGCTTTGCACGAGAACGAAAAGAAATATTCCCGGGGCGGATTGCTTGTCAGTACCTCTCTTTTTCTGTTAGGTGTTGTTTTTAGCTATTTTCTCATCGTTCCGTTAACGGTCAATTTTCTGGGCACTTATTCGGTCAGTAGCGATGTAGTTAACCAAATCTCATTGACTTCCTACATCAGCACGGTGGTTTCGGTTACTTTTGCCGTGGGCATTGTTTTCGAACTCCCGATACTGGTTTATTTTCTTACCCGTATTGGTTTGATTACTCCCATGATGATGAAAAAGAACCGGAAATACATGTTTGTTATTTTGCTTACCATTTCTGCCATCATCACTCCTCCGGATGTATTTAGCCAAATGATGGTAATGATTCCGCTTTGGCTTTTGTACGAAGCCAGTATCATTGTTTCCAAAAGAGTGTATAAAAGGTTATTACGTGAAGCTGCAGCCTGA
- a CDS encoding YncE family protein — translation MKKPRPITLRRQMQDETAMRPRYKRGRDKKLKLNTSALQTRTSWISWLFLSWLLLFFSGCMKDDSIYNFQRLDADEKGKAVFIVNEGNFMYGNASLTYYNPDSNKVLNDIFYQTNALPLGDVANSMRIMDSLGFIVINNSGKIYVMNVNTFRYTGKITGLVSPRNIYILSRTKAYVTDLYAKKIYIVNPTTLQITGSISIDNHNPQFYQHSSEQMVFWGKYAFVNSWSYDDKILVINLLDDKLVDSIQVVKQPNSMVLDARQRLWVLSDGGFRGSGYGQDTAALTCINPETRKIEKVFRFTDLAASPTRLCCNKAGDTLYFLYNSLSGGIVNHAGVYAFPVNASRLPDVPLISQGNHQFYGLGIRPENGNIYVSDARDYMSRGEVYIYSPRGQLLDSLQAGIIPGSFCFK, via the coding sequence ATGAAAAAACCAAGACCAATAACATTGAGACGGCAGATGCAGGATGAAACAGCCATGCGTCCGCGTTATAAACGCGGACGAGATAAAAAGTTAAAGTTAAACACATCCGCATTGCAAACGCGGACGAGTTGGATAAGCTGGCTTTTTCTTTCTTGGCTTTTGTTATTCTTTTCCGGCTGCATGAAAGACGACAGCATATACAATTTTCAGCGGCTTGATGCGGATGAAAAAGGAAAAGCGGTTTTTATTGTCAACGAAGGCAATTTTATGTATGGAAACGCCTCGCTCACCTATTACAATCCTGACAGCAACAAAGTATTAAACGACATCTTTTACCAAACCAACGCCCTGCCGCTGGGCGATGTAGCCAATTCGATGCGCATTATGGATTCGCTGGGATTTATCGTCATTAACAACTCCGGTAAGATCTATGTAATGAATGTGAACACCTTTCGGTATACCGGAAAAATTACCGGACTGGTTTCGCCCCGCAATATTTACATTTTAAGCCGGACAAAAGCTTATGTAACCGATTTATATGCAAAGAAAATTTACATTGTAAACCCGACAACCTTGCAAATTACCGGATCGATTTCCATTGACAATCACAATCCCCAATTTTATCAGCATTCATCGGAACAGATGGTCTTTTGGGGAAAATATGCTTTTGTAAACAGCTGGTCGTATGACGACAAGATATTAGTGATAAACTTGTTAGATGACAAACTGGTTGATTCTATCCAGGTAGTTAAACAGCCCAACAGCATGGTGTTAGATGCCCGGCAAAGGTTGTGGGTCCTTTCGGACGGTGGTTTTCGCGGCAGTGGCTACGGTCAGGATACGGCTGCATTAACCTGCATTAATCCGGAAACCCGAAAAATTGAAAAGGTGTTCCGGTTTACTGATTTAGCAGCATCTCCCACCCGGCTGTGTTGTAACAAAGCAGGCGATACCCTTTATTTTCTGTACAACAGCCTTTCGGGAGGAATAGTGAATCATGCAGGCGTTTATGCTTTTCCGGTAAATGCTTCCCGACTTCCTGACGTTCCGCTTATTTCGCAGGGAAATCATCAGTTTTACGGCCTGGGAATCCGCCCTGAGAACGGGAATATTTATGTTTCGGATGCCCGTGATTACATGAGCCGGGGTGAAGTTTATATTTATTCGCCACGCGGCCAGCTGCTCGACAGCTTACAGGCAGGAATTATTCCGGGCAGTTTTTGTTTTAAATAA